TCGACCCCTGCCTCCTCCGCGAGGTGGCGTGTGCGATGGTCAGCGTCATGGACCTCCGCGGCGTCGACAAGATCGTCACTGCCGAGGCGATGGGCATCCATATCGGGACAGCCCTTTCCCTGGTGACCGATATACCCCTGAACATCATCAGGAAGCGCCAGTACAGCCTCCCCGGCGAGGTCGCCGTCCACCAGTCGACCGGCTACTCGAGCGGGCAACTTTACCTGAACGGGATCGAGAAGGGCGACCGCGTCGTCGTCATTGACGACGTGATCTCCACCGGGGGCACGCTCAAGGCGGTCCTTGCCGCCCTGGAGAGTGCCGGTGCGGAGATCGCGGATATCTGTATCGTGATCCGCCGTGGGAACCCCTCTCTCGACCGCCCGTTCACCACGCTCGTCACCATCGATGTCGACGAACACGGGGTCCATGTCACCGATTCGTGCCGCTGATATTGCGGCGCGGGTGAAGGCAGAGGGCGCGCGCCGCGTCGTCCTCCAGCTTCCAGACGGGCTGAAGAGGCAGGCCGTGCCCCTCGTCCAGGCCCTGGCGGCCGAAGGCGTCGAGGTGGCGGCGGTAGCCGGCGACCCCTGCTATGGCGCCTGCGACCTCGCCCTCGATGCAGTCGCCCTGGTGGGTGCCGACCTGCTCGTCCATGTTGGCCATGCCCCTGTGGAGGAGCGATCGGGTGTGGTCTATGAATACCTCCCCTTCGACTTCGACCCTGCGGTCGTCTCGGCCGCGGTCCCCCTCCTCACCGGGAAGGAGGTCGGGATCGTCACCACCGTGCAGCATGTCCACCTCCTGGACGGGGTCGCCGCCGCCCTTGCCGGGCACGGCATTGCGGCCGAGGTCGCCGCCGGCAGCGGGCGCACCCCCCTGCCCGGCCAGGTGCTCGGCTGCAGTTATGCGAATGCCCGCGCCCTTGCGGCCCCCGAGATCCTCTTTGTGGGGACGGGCGTCTTCCATGCGATCGGTGTCCAGATGGCCACAGGGAAGAGGGTCGT
This Methanofollis sp. DNA region includes the following protein-coding sequences:
- the hpt gene encoding hypoxanthine/guanine phosphoribosyltransferase codes for the protein MLERLKSSLESCPIVRRGEYNYFIHPITDGVPLLDPCLLREVACAMVSVMDLRGVDKIVTAEAMGIHIGTALSLVTDIPLNIIRKRQYSLPGEVAVHQSTGYSSGQLYLNGIEKGDRVVVIDDVISTGGTLKAVLAALESAGAEIADICIVIRRGNPSLDRPFTTLVTIDVDEHGVHVTDSCR
- the dph2 gene encoding diphthamide biosynthesis enzyme Dph2: MSPIRAADIAARVKAEGARRVVLQLPDGLKRQAVPLVQALAAEGVEVAAVAGDPCYGACDLALDAVALVGADLLVHVGHAPVEERSGVVYEYLPFDFDPAVVSAAVPLLTGKEVGIVTTVQHVHLLDGVAAALAGHGIAAEVAAGSGRTPLPGQVLGCSYANARALAAPEILFVGTGVFHAIGVQMATGKRVVALDPYTGEAQEVSADRLLRRRFALIEKARSAESIGILL